In Electrophorus electricus isolate fEleEle1 chromosome 6, fEleEle1.pri, whole genome shotgun sequence, a single genomic region encodes these proteins:
- the cfap73 gene encoding coiled-coil domain-containing protein 42 homolog isoform X2 translates to MSLNLEDYFRTVFEEQLLMGEDLGLHMQGGELRATRLLDKQKQLQQTDEALRAQQEESDTKRVRGWEKAEAERASVGMRHQELQHLHTYVAALLARKEQLQARVDRARIYWDFLDSVLKKSKKFEDARQLMGHFSTLVSMREHLERRRSEVENRRVSEGSHLRHYVQEQDARLLQYNNTLSQLQAQLDGVLSQALRWESTWNHVQATAAKETLILVQIKVVTLNLYRMTGGVIGGAEGVDVDDTLEQLERIHLYIQNRVNVVSELRSDTTNRPFKQSDWE, encoded by the exons atgtCGTTAAATCTGGAGGATTACTTTCGCACAGTTTTCGAAGAGCAACTCTTAATGGGAGAAGATTT GGGACTGCACATGCAGGGAGGCGAACTACGAGCCACACGCCTGCTGGACAAACAGAAGCAGCTCCAGCAGACAGACGAAGCCCTGAGAGCGCAACAGGAG GAGAGTGACACtaaaagagtgagaggatgGGAGAAAGCTGAAGCAGAGAGAGCTTCTGTGGGAATGAGACATCAGGAGCTgcagcacttacacacatacgTTGCCGCCCTGTTGGCCAGGAAGGAGCAACTGCAGGCCAGAGTTGACCGTGCTAGAATCTACTGGGACTTCTTAGATTCCGTCCTCAAGAAGTCTAAGAAG TTTGAGGACGCCAGGCAGCTCATGGGTCACTTCTCCACTCTGGTGTCGATGCGGGAGCATCTGGAGAGGCGGCGTAGTGAGGTGGAGAACAGGCGTGTGAGCGAGGGCTCGCACCTACGCCACTACGTCCAAGAGCAAGACGCTCGTCTGCTGCAGTACAACAACACGCTGTCTCAGCTGCAGGCCCAGCTGGACGGTGTCCTGTCTCAGGCTCTCCGATGG GAATCTACATGGAATCACGTCCAGGCAACAGCTGCGAAAGAAACACTGATCCTGGTTCAGATAAAGGTTGTGACCCTTAACCTTTACCGCATGACTGGAGGGGTCATAGGTGGAGCTGAGGGTGTTGACGTGGATGACACTCTGGAACAGCTGGAGAGG atCCATCTGTATATCCAGAACCGGGTGAATGTTGTTAGTGAGCTCAGGTCAGACACCACTAACAGACCATTTAAACAGAGTGACTGGGAATGA
- the cfap73 gene encoding coiled-coil domain-containing protein 42 homolog isoform X1 encodes MSLNLEDYFRTVFEEQLLMGEDLGLHMQGGELRATRLLDKQKQLQQTDEALRAQQEEFEVKRESFGQKRDTLMRKEEELKESLLKFDKFFKESDTKRVRGWEKAEAERASVGMRHQELQHLHTYVAALLARKEQLQARVDRARIYWDFLDSVLKKSKKFEDARQLMGHFSTLVSMREHLERRRSEVENRRVSEGSHLRHYVQEQDARLLQYNNTLSQLQAQLDGVLSQALRWESTWNHVQATAAKETLILVQIKVVTLNLYRMTGGVIGGAEGVDVDDTLEQLERIHLYIQNRVNVVSELRSDTTNRPFKQSDWE; translated from the exons atgtCGTTAAATCTGGAGGATTACTTTCGCACAGTTTTCGAAGAGCAACTCTTAATGGGAGAAGATTT GGGACTGCACATGCAGGGAGGCGAACTACGAGCCACACGCCTGCTGGACAAACAGAAGCAGCTCCAGCAGACAGACGAAGCCCTGAGAGCGCAACAGGAG gagtttgaagtgaagagagagagtttcGGACAGAAGAGAGACACACTGATGAGGAAAGAAGAAGAACTTAAGGAATCTTTGCTCAAGTTTGATAAGTTTTTCAAA GAGAGTGACACtaaaagagtgagaggatgGGAGAAAGCTGAAGCAGAGAGAGCTTCTGTGGGAATGAGACATCAGGAGCTgcagcacttacacacatacgTTGCCGCCCTGTTGGCCAGGAAGGAGCAACTGCAGGCCAGAGTTGACCGTGCTAGAATCTACTGGGACTTCTTAGATTCCGTCCTCAAGAAGTCTAAGAAG TTTGAGGACGCCAGGCAGCTCATGGGTCACTTCTCCACTCTGGTGTCGATGCGGGAGCATCTGGAGAGGCGGCGTAGTGAGGTGGAGAACAGGCGTGTGAGCGAGGGCTCGCACCTACGCCACTACGTCCAAGAGCAAGACGCTCGTCTGCTGCAGTACAACAACACGCTGTCTCAGCTGCAGGCCCAGCTGGACGGTGTCCTGTCTCAGGCTCTCCGATGG GAATCTACATGGAATCACGTCCAGGCAACAGCTGCGAAAGAAACACTGATCCTGGTTCAGATAAAGGTTGTGACCCTTAACCTTTACCGCATGACTGGAGGGGTCATAGGTGGAGCTGAGGGTGTTGACGTGGATGACACTCTGGAACAGCTGGAGAGG atCCATCTGTATATCCAGAACCGGGTGAATGTTGTTAGTGAGCTCAGGTCAGACACCACTAACAGACCATTTAAACAGAGTGACTGGGAATGA
- the iqcd gene encoding dynein regulatory complex protein 10, with protein MASETNIFPSGDEPQRAALAPVSSKKLPRETLEPSRRKLVSLESQRIVGVLDECISKMEFVAVLPCVLDQAESLLLGIGADVTCPLMEHLRQVEAYHTLVLQEDLSQDARAKLATAQTAVQTSLANLLRVLRTHPSAEAGLKALEPITEEQKAVEGLVRGLQELRAVLLERLLTTPGEERERRQRIQELCLRHCANLELVATLEKEVAMAIKSRDEEISERDEVIRKLKSSLHLMEKTSEDYVRRTQRHAEREHQSDGKTSEGKQDRLQEEANKLRVQLNNILMEHREKEMALRKKNQKVETEIENWTQKYDVDMKKKQLEVEELTRVYEEEVEELRQVELHYAVVKVEFTQIMETRQRAREHREEEERDTAMKIQAATIIQAFWRGWLVRRVKRSKGRKSKKGKKSKKK; from the exons ATGGCATCAGAGACAAATATATTTCCCTCTGGTGATGAACCGCAGAGAGCAGCACTCGCACCCGTATCCTCAAAAAAGCTCCCGCGAGAAACTCTTGAACCGTCCAGGAGGAAACTGGTGTCTCTAGAAAGCCAGCGCATTGTTGGGGTCCTGGATGAGTGCATCAGCAAAATGGAGTTTGTGGCTGTGCTACCGTGTGTGCTGGACCAGGCGGAGAGCCTGTTGCTGGGCATCGGTGCCGACGTAACCTGCCCCCTCATGGAGCACCTGCGTCAGGTGGAGGCGTACCACACTCTGGTCCTGCAGGAAGACCTGAGTCAGGACGCCAGGGCAAAACTGGCAACAGCCCAGACTGCAGTGCAGACCTCCCTAGCAAACCTTCTACGGGTCCTGAGGACTCACCCCTCTGCAGAGGCGGGGCTTAAGGCACTGGAGCCAATCACGGAGGAGCAGAAGGCAGTTGAGGGACTGGTGAGGGGGTTGCAGGAGCTCCGAGCTGTCCTGCTGGAGAGGCTGCTGACCACACCTGGTGAAGAGAGGGAACGCAGACAACGCATCCAAGAACTCTGCCTGCGTCACTGCGCTAACCTGGAACTAGTTGCCACGCTGGAGAAggaggttgccatggcaataaaGAGCAGGGATGAGGAA ATCTCAGAGAGGGACGAGGTGATCCGGAAGCTCAAGAGCTCTCTCCACCTCATGGAGAAGACTTCGGAAGACTACGTGAGGCGGACGCAGAGGCACGCGGAGAGGGAACACCAGTCGGATGGGAAGACCTCCGAGGGCAAACAGGATCGCCTGCAGGAGGAAGCCAACAAACTGAGAGTCCAGCTCAACAACATCCTcatggaacacagagagaaggagatggcACTGCGCAAG AAGAATCAGAAGGTGGAGACTGAGATTGAGAACTGGACTCAGAAATATGATGTTgatatgaagaaaaaacag ctggaggtggaggagctgacTCGGGTGtatgaggaggaggtggaggagctgaggCAGGTGGAGCTTCACTACGCTGTGGTTAAGGTGGAGTTCACCCAGATCATGGAGACTCGGCAACGCGCCAGGGAGcacagggaggaagaggagcgggACACAGCGATGAAGATTCAAGCTGCCACCATCATCCAGGCCTTCTGGAGAGGGTGGCTCGTCCGCAGGGTCAAGAGATCAAAAGGCAGGAAAAGTAAGAAGGGCAAGAAGAGTAAGAAGAAataa